AGCACAGGCTGCGTATTCAAAAAAGTACAATAGGCTAAGCTTTGGTTCATGCTCTCACTTTGTGCAAGACCAAAAGTATAAAACAACAATCCCAAACTAATTGTCAAACCAACCTTAAGCTTGTAAAGGTGTTCAAAATAAAAGACACGCATTTTAGTCGAGCTATAAGTTAACTTATTTTTACGCTAATGTTACTAAAATGTTAACAGAAAAGTTGCATGGTCAGACTATTTTGACCTAAAAGTTTGATTTTCAATCACTTTATTTCATTCAGGATGCATCATTAAGCCGTATTTCATCACATAGTAATGAAAATTCATCATTACCCAAGGTATGCCCCTTAAAATTGTGATTATGCCTAGTACAACTAAAATCCCAGAAGCTACGTAATGCAGCCGCATACGAAGCTTTATGCTAAGCTTGTGAGTCAAAAAGCCCAACAGAAGTAAGGGCAAAACCGTGCTTACAGCAAACAAAAACATAGTAAATACAGCTTTCAAAAAAGTAGGTTGAGCAGCTGCATAAGCAACAAAACCCCATAATAAAGCACAAGGTAAAAACCCTGTCAATAGTCCTAAGTAAAAGCCCATCAAAAAACTCTCCTCTTGCATGAATATCCTGAACACTTTTGTAAGAAATTTGCCTTGAATAAACTTACTGACAAAGTTCCATTTTGGAAAAAGTCCTATGTTTTGCAAGGCGATTAGAATCATAATACTACCCGCAACTATAGTGATAGTGTTTTGTATATGGCTATTCTCACCGTAAGATAAGAGTATTTTGCTGAATAGCCCACTTAGCGACCCCCAAGTAGTATAAATGAATAATCTGCCAATGTGATAAGCTATTTGTTTCTGCCAAGCATTTTTCTGAATAGACAAATGGGCTACAAACCCACCGCACATGCCTACACAATGCGCTAATGAAGAAAATAAACCTGCAACAAAAATAGCTGCCCAGTCCAAAGTAGTAGCAAAAATAATCAACCATTTGTATAACAATGGAACTTTATCAAACGTTTTTGCTTTTATTACTGCGAAGTTGTTTGCTATGATATACATCACTCGCAAAGTGCATTTCAGCGCTACACACAAAATGTGGAACAACAAATG
The sequence above is a segment of the Bacteroidia bacterium genome. Coding sequences within it:
- a CDS encoding sulfite exporter TauE/SafE family protein gives rise to the protein MYIIANNFAVIKAKTFDKVPLLYKWLIIFATTLDWAAIFVAGLFSSLAHCVGMCGGFVAHLSIQKNAWQKQIAYHIGRLFIYTTWGSLSGLFSKILLSYGENSHIQNTITIVAGSIMILIALQNIGLFPKWNFVSKFIQGKFLTKVFRIFMQEESFLMGFYLGLLTGFLPCALLWGFVAYAAAQPTFLKAVFTMFLFAVSTVLPLLLLGFLTHKLSIKLRMRLHYVASGILVVLGIITILRGIPWVMMNFHYYVMKYGLMMHPE